In Cupriavidus taiwanensis, the following proteins share a genomic window:
- a CDS encoding glutathione binding-like protein, which yields MIDVYTWATPNGHKVHIMLEECGLEYRVHPINIGAGDQFGEDFLKISPNNKIPAIVDPDGPDGKPISLFESGAILLYLAGKTGKFLPEDVRGKYETLQWLMFQMGGVGPMLGQAHHFRIYAPEQIEYAVNRYTNEAKRLYGVIDTQLSKHEWLAGDQYTIADIATFPWLRSWQNQGVELDDYPHLKRWFNQIAERPAVKRGVEVLASARKALQDDKAREVLFGATQYKRH from the coding sequence ATGATCGACGTCTACACCTGGGCCACGCCCAATGGCCACAAAGTCCACATCATGCTGGAGGAGTGCGGACTGGAGTACCGGGTCCATCCGATCAACATCGGCGCCGGCGACCAGTTCGGCGAAGACTTCCTGAAGATCAGCCCCAACAACAAGATTCCCGCCATCGTCGACCCGGACGGTCCCGACGGCAAGCCGATCTCGCTGTTCGAATCGGGCGCCATCCTGCTCTACCTGGCCGGCAAGACTGGCAAGTTCCTGCCCGAGGACGTGCGCGGCAAGTACGAGACGCTGCAGTGGCTGATGTTCCAGATGGGCGGCGTGGGCCCGATGCTGGGCCAGGCGCACCACTTCCGCATCTATGCGCCCGAGCAGATCGAGTACGCGGTCAACCGCTACACCAATGAGGCGAAGCGCCTGTACGGCGTGATCGACACGCAGTTGTCGAAACACGAATGGCTGGCCGGCGACCAGTACACCATCGCCGACATCGCCACCTTCCCGTGGCTGCGCAGCTGGCAGAACCAGGGCGTGGAGCTGGACGACTACCCGCACCTGAAGCGCTGGTTCAACCAGATCGCCGAGCGTCCGGCGGTCAAGCGCGGCGTCGAGGTGCTGGCCAGCGCGCGCAAGGCGCTGCAGGACGACAAGGCGCGCGAAGTGCTGTTCGGCGCCACGCAGT